Below is a genomic region from Gracilimonas sp..
TCTCCATACACTTCAATGCTACCCTGAGCCATATCAGTATTAACGAAGCCGGGAGCGACTGTGTAAGCGGTGATTCCATACTTTCCAAAGCTTCGAGCAATGCTTTTAGTCAGAGCGGTCATCCCTCCTTTACTGGCGGCGTAGCTGGCATACTCCTGCGTGTCTCCTCTTGTTCCCGCCCGGGATGAGATGTTGATAAGCCTCCCTTCCATTCCGGTTTTTTTCCAGGCATTCAGTGCCCACTTGGAAATGAGAGCAGCTGAACGGAGATTAACCTGAAGCGTCAGATCCCAGTTGGCCAGCCAATCTTCATCAGAGATATCAAAATCAGCTTCGGCAAACATTCCTGCATTGTTGATAAGCACTTCGGGGATTTCTTCTTCATGAAATACCGCCTTCAGCTTCTCTACTTCTTCCAGCTTTGATAAATCACAGGCAATGTGGCTATAGCGTTGGTTATTGGGAAATGGTGTATTGGTTGAACGGGATGTACCAATAACCAAATTGCCATTTTCCAATAACTTTTCTGCAATGGACTTTCCAATTCCGCGGGAGGTGCCGGTGATTAAGACTTTCATATTATCCTCTCCAAACAGGCACGTTCGAGCAGGCTTCCCCGTACATAATCTTTTTAGCTCTTTTCATTAACTTATTGGTAGCCAGCATGTAAATGGAATCAGGTACATGTACTTTACCGCATCCTTTCAGCAATACAAACTTGTCTTCGTATTGATCCCAATCATAACTGTCTAACTCTCTTTGATAGAGCTGGTGTTGAAAAACTTCCTTCCTCCCCTTGAATATTTCCTTGGCAAATTCTGAAGCATAGGAGGTAATCAACATCCAGGCCCAGGGAGCTATGATGGCGTCGGTGCTGCAAAAAACAGTCAGGTATTTACCCTCATATCGCGACCAGTCGAACTCTTTAATCTGCTCCCGGAAGTCTTTTTCCTTCAGCATCAATTCCTGAAACAAGAACTGTTTAATATCCAGCTCTTCGATAGGCGTATCGTCGTGGAATTTCTGTAAATCCAGCGTAACCAGCTTGGTGTTCTGCTGAACCCGATTTACAATTTCATTTTCTCCCATAAGAAGATCATTTTTGTTGCCAAAAAGCACGAAAACTCAAAATTTTAGTGCTTTCGTGATTTAGTGACAAAAATTATATAGAAAAAGATTCTCCGCAGGAGCAGGTTCGCGAAGCATTAGGATTCTTAAAATGGAACCCCTGCCCGTTCAGTCCTTCGGTATAATCCAGTTCGGTTCCGGCCAAATAGAGAAAACTGCGCATGTCGACCAATACTTTGAGGCCGTCTACATCAAATATCTTATCGTTCTCTTTTGGTTGAACATCAGAATTGAATTCCAGATCATAGGTTAAACCAGAGCAACCACCGCTTACAACACCCACACGTAAATAGGCGTCGTTGGGTACATTCTGCTCTTTCCGGATTAAGTTAATCCGTTCGGTTGCTCGATCTGTAATGGAAAGCTCTTCCATAATGTTACTTCCTTCTGTTTAAACAGACACAACTTGAATTTCAGGGTCAATGCGCTTCACCATGCTCTCAATGGCATAAAGCGTACCGGTCGTAGCTGTTGGGCATGTTCCGCAAGCACCCTGATAGTGCACTTTCAGTCGGTTTGATTCGAGACCCAATACTTTGAGTCCGCCACCGTCTGCCAACAGATATGGTCGAACCTGCTCATCCAGCATGCGGTTAATTTCCTGCAACCTTGGATCATCAGATTCTTGTGCCTCTTTACTTACATGCACTTCAGAATCATCTTCATTGTGATCGGTAGCTTCAGCCTCACGAATTGGAGGAGCCAACTTGCGAAGCAGTTCAGACCAAACAGCTTTACCATCTTGCGTTACAGTCACGTATTTGTCTACATAGTAAACATTGATCACGTTATCGATTGCAAACAAAGCAGATGCAAGTTCATCGCCTTCAGCTTCGGCCGCATTCTCAAACGAACGGGTAGTTCCATTCGTCAGCGGTTCAGCCAATACAAAGCGCATGGCATCCGGATTTGGTGTGCGTTCTATTTCTTTAATTTTTGCCATCTCGATTCTCGTTTGTTTTTAGAAAAATTCTTTTACGTATTTGATTCCTTCCACTAACCGGTCAACATCTTCTTTATTATTGTAGAAGGAAATCGATGCCCGTGCTGTACCCGGTATATTATAATGATCCATAATGGGCTGAGCGCAATGATGTCCGGTTCTTACTGCAATTCCTTTTTGATCCAGAATAGTGCCGGCATCCGTTGGATGAATATCCTCAAGTAAAAACGAAATTACCGACGCCTTATTCTTTGCTGTACCGACGATTTTAAGTCCGTCGATCTTACTCAGTTCAGCTGTGGCGTAATCCAGTAATTCCTTTTCACGGGCCGCGATGTTCTCCATCCCGACTTCATTCAGGAAGTCGATGGTTTCAGCAAAACCAACTCCGGCAGCAATAGGCGGAGTACCGGCTTCAAATTTATGCGGGAGATCATTCCAGGTGGTTTTCTCAAACGTTACCTTATCAATCATATCCCCTCCTCCTCTGTATGGAGGCATTTCTTCCAGCAACTTTTTCTTGCCATATAAAATACCAAATCCCGTAGGACCACACATCTTATGGGCTGAAAAGGCATAGAAATCAGCGTCCAGTTCCTGAACATTCACCACGGAATGGGGAACAGCTTGGGCTCCATCAATTAAAACAGGAATGCCTTTGGCGTGAGCCGATTCTATAATTTCTTTAACCGGGTTGATAGTACCTAGTGCATTAGAAACATGAAGAACGGCAACCATTTTGGTTCGATCGGAAAGTAAGTTGTGGAATTCATCCATCACCAACTCACCATCATCCGTCATAGGAATGACTTTGATCTTAGCACCGGTCTCTTCAGCAACCATTTGCCATGGTACAATATTGGCATGGTGTTCCATTTCAGAAAGGATGATTTCATCCCCCTCCTTGAAATGCTTACGACCGTAACTGTTGGCCACTAGATTAATGGAATCTGTGGTTCCGGTTGTATAAATAATTTCTTCCAGATGACGGGCATTGATAAAATCCTTCACCTTAGTGCGGGCTGCTTCAAAAGCATCGGTCCCCTCCTGACTCAAAGTATGAATGCCCCGGTGAACATTCGCATGCTCGTTGGCGTGATAATCATTAATCCGATCAATCACCCGCTGCGGCATCTGACTGGAAGCACTGTTATCAAGATACACCAATGGATTTCCCTTGATTTCCCGCTTAAGCACAGGAAACTGATTACGGATGGATTCCCAATCCGTAGTTAATGTGGCGGTATCTTGTTTTAGTGCTTCTTCCATTTTCTTCTTAAGTCATCCTGAGGCTACTGCCGAAGGATCTTCACAAGTTTGACAAGTGATGATTCTTCGCTGTCGCTCTGAATGACTCTTTTCTGGTAAATATTACTCACTTACCGCTACAAATTCCTCGTCACGGCTGGTGAATTTGACTACTTCATCTAATAATAATTTATGTACTGATTCCACTTCCATGTTCTCAATACTTTCTAGTGTAAAAGCGTAAACCAAAAGTTCACGCGCTTTTTTCTTGGTCAGACCACGGCTATGCAGATAAAATACCTCGTCTTCATTCAGATGACCTATGGTGGCTCCGTGCGAGCAAAGTACGTCGTCAGAAAAAATCTCAAGCTGTGGTTTGGTGTGAACCGTTCCGTCGTAGGATAACAACAGGTTTCGATTTTCCTGGAAGGAATCGATTTTCTGTGAGTCTTTACGAACAAAAATCTTACCGTTAAAAATGGAATGCGCTTTATCGTTCACCACTACTTTATGTAGCTGGTGGCTTTGCGCATGCCAGTGTCTGTGATCGATAGCAGAATGCGTATCAGCTATTTGTTCACCGTCAATCAGCACCAGGCCATCGATAGTAAAATTGACTTCTTCATCATTCTGGACAACTCGTGGATCGTTCCTGAACAATTTTGCTCCCAGACAAATAGTGTATGAGTGATATTCAGCATATTTATCCAGGTGAGCAATCGGACGTGAAATATGATTCGCCTTTTTACTGTCGCGCTGAATACGTGCATGGTGAACATGAGCGCCTTCAAAGAGCTTAAACTCATTCACAGTTACATTCAGATATTCATTTTGCTCCAGAGCTACGTGCTCCTCAACAATGGTTGATTTGGAATAAGCCTCACCTACAAAAAGCACCCTCGGAGTTGCGTAAAAAGCTTTGTCAGCACCCGTAAATACATTCAGGATATGAATCGGGGCTTCTACTTTGGTCTCTTTGGGAACATAAATAAAAGCACCATCTTTGAAATTAGCATCATTCAAAGCCGCAAACACATCCTGATCTTCATCATAATTGGTGTAAGCACCTAAATGCTTTTCGATAATCTCAGAATCAGCGTTTTCTGCCAGCGTTCCTACAATTACATTTTCAGGAATATCCGTTGTTGAAGACAGCTCCGCATCAAATTCGCCGTTCACAAAAACCAACCGACTGTTGGTGGCTTCCGGCAGATAATATTCACTAATATCACCAACTGAAACAGTTCCAGCTTCTGATACCGGCACAAAATGGCTTCGGCTGATTGATTTCAGGTCTGTAAATCGCCAGTCTTCGTCCTTCTTGGTTGGAAATGGGAATTCAGAAATATTTCCCGCTCCTTTCTCATTCAATCCGGCAATAGCTGAAACGTTAGATACGGTTTCAAAATTACCGTCCAGAAAGTCTAAAATGGTTTCTTTTTCTTTTACTGCTACACTCATTACTGAGCCTCTCCATTTAGGGAAAATTCTTTTTCTAACCAGTCGTAACCTTGATCTTCAAGCTCAAGTGCAAGGCTTTTGTCGCCTGATTTCACAATCTTACCACCCATCATTACATGCACATAATCAGGAGTAATATAATTCAGGAGACGCTGGTAGTGAGTAATCAGTACAATCCCATTTTCTGGTCCTGCAATTTTATTGATGCCGTCTGATACAATTTTCAGCGCATCGATATCCAGGCCGGAATCGGTTTCATCCATAAAAGCCAGCTTTGGATTCAGCACGGCCATTTGGAATACCTCATTCTTCTTCTTCTCACCACCGGAAAATCCAGTATTGATAGACCGCTCGAGAAATTCATCTTTCATATCAATGATTTCCAGACGATCTTTTAAATAGTCTTCAAACTCAATTGGGTCTAGTTCTTCGCGGCCGTTTTCTCGGGCAATAGTGTTGTATGATTCACGAAGAAGGGTTTTGTTGGTGATACCCGGAACTTCTACCGGATACTGAAATGCCAGGAACAGCCCAAGGTGAGCTCGTTCATCAGCATCCATATCAGTGATGTCTTCTCCTTCAAACAGGATTTCACCTTCGGTTACTTCATACTCCGGGTGACCAGAAACAACTTTGGCCAGCGTACTCTTCCCGCTGCCGTTTGGTCCCATAATGGCATGGATTTCACCTTTGTTGATCTTCAGGTTCACACCCTTCAGAATCTGTTCTTCTTCGCCTTCTACTGAGGCATGTAAATTTTTAATCTCTAACACGTTATCGTTCTTTTCTTTTTTGATTTTAAGTTCTTTGTCGTTTCTGGTCATCCTGAGGATACCTCCGAAGGATCTTCACATGTCGAACTAGTGAAGATTCATCGCTATCGCTCTGAATGACTTCATGGGTAGTTTCAATTACCCTACACTACCTTCCAGCTTGATATCCAACAGCTTGTTCGCCTCAACGGCAAATTCAAGCGGCAGTTCTTTCAGTACTTCTTTCACAAACCCATTAATAATCATGGAAATGGCATCCTGCTCACTTATACCACGCTGCATCAGGTAGAAAATCTGCTCTTCTCCTACTCGTGAAGTTGAAGCTTCGTGCTCCACACTTGCCGTTGGGTTCTGAGAAGAGATATATGGGAATGTATGTGCACCGCAAGTTTGCCCGATCAACATCGAGTCACAAACCGAATAATTACGTGCACCATCCGCTTTCTTAGAGATTTTCACTTCACCTCGGTAACTGTTTTGTGAGTTACCGGCAGAAATACCTTTAGAAATAATGGTACTCTTGGTGTTCTTACCGATGTGAATCATTTTGGTACCGGTATCGGCCTGCTGACGTTTGTTGGTAACAGCGACTGAATAAAACTCACCGATGGAATTATCCCCCTGTAAAATCACACTTGGATATTTCAGGGTTACGGCTGAGCCGGTTTCAAGCTGTGTCCAGGAAATCTTTGAATTCTTACCCCGGCAAGCACCACGCTTGGTTACAAAGTTATAGATACCACCTTTACCATCTTCATCACCGGCGTACCAGTTCTGAATGGTGGAGTATTTAATCTCGGCGTTATCCATCGCCACTAACTCAACAACCGCTGCGTGCAACTGGTGCTCATCATACATAGGAGCAGTACAGCCTTCGAGGTAGCTTACATGTGAATTGTCTTCAGCAATAATAAGCGTACGCTCAAACTGCCCGGAGTTCATGTTGTTAATCCGGAAATAGGTAGAAAGCTCCATCGGACAGATGGTGTCTTTCGGTACATAGCAGAAAGATCCGTCTGAAAACACAGCGGAATTTAGAGCAGCGTAGAAGTTATCCCGGGCTGGCACTACTGATCCCATATATTTCTTAACCAATTCCGGGTGATTTTTAACCGCTTCTGAAATGGAGCAGAAAATCACGCCGGCTTCAGCAAGCTTCTCCTTGAACGTTGTGAAGATAGAAACACTATCGAAAACAGCATCAACTGCAACTCCGGACAACATTTTTTGCTCATCCAGTGGAATTCCCAATTTATCATAAGTCTCACGAATCTTTGGGTCTACGTCATCCAGACTATCCAATTTGGGTTTATTCTTGGGAGCTGAGTAATATTGAATATTCTCAAAATCAGGCTTTTCATAGGTTGCATTGAACCAATCAGGTTCTTCCATTTCAGTCCACGCCCGATAAGCCTTCAAACGGAACTCAAGCATCCACTCCGGCTCTTCTTTTCGAGCAGAGAGTTCGCGGATGATATCTTCGTTAAGTCCCTTGGGAAAATCTTCGTATTCAACATCGGTGGAAAAGCCATATTTGTACTCTTCCCCAATCATTGACTCTAACGCTTGCGTTTCGCTCATTAGTTATATGGTCTTAAAATTTTGCTTCTTGATTACACCTGAAAAACAACCTTTCATCGGTTTAAGTTCGCTCTTTTACAGGCCTATTTAGATTGAGTACAAATATACGAAATCTACCTTTCTTAACTAAATCTGAAATGATTGAGAATCTCTATTGAATAAATAGGTTTGTAACGGTAAGTAATTGTAAGCCAAACGTTGAAAAGTTCGGGGTTTGTTTAGCCATGGAAATTGATTGCTTTCTCCCGACCAAGTCCTTCAGAGCGAAGCGATGAATATTTGCCAAGATGATATACTTAGGATTAATCAAGAAAATCCTCCCATCCCATAAATCAAGGTTCAAAATCATGGAACCTTGATTGGCTTGATTTTGGGATTACCATGATTACAACTTACTCCCTCCCCATCAGGGAGCATACACAGGCGGTATTTACAATATCTTCCCAGGAACAGCCTCTGGAAAGATCCATCATGGGCTTGGCTAATCCCTGAATAATCGGACCGGTTGCAGTAGCCCCGGCTAGTCGCTCTGTAATTTTGTAAGCGATATTTCCGGCATCAAGGTTTGGGAAAATAAACACATTGGCCTGTCCTGCTACTTCTGATCCCGGTGCTTTGCGTATGGCAATATCAGGAATTATAGAAGCATCGAATTGCAGTTCACCATCTACCGGAAAATCCAGATTATGAGATTTTACGATTTCCAGGGCTTCCCGGACCAGATCTATGCGCTCGTGTTCAGCACTGCCTTTTGTAGAAAAAGAAAGCATGGAGACTTTTGGACCAGCTCCGGTAACTTTTTTATGGGTTTGAGCTGAATCCATTGCGATGGTGGCCAGTTGCTCAGCATTGGGATATGGCACTACCGCACAATCTCCATAGGTAAACACACGGCCGTCATCAAAACTCATGAGGAATACACTGGATACGACATTAGAACCCGGTTTCAGGCCAATGGTTTGAATTGCTGCCCGAAGAACATCACCGGTTGTAGATACTGAACCAGCTACACAGCCGTCGGCATCACCTGCTGCAACCATAGCCGAAGCGAAGAAAAGCGGGTCTTTAATAATTTCAATAGCTTCTGCTTCAGATAGTCCTTTATGTTTCCTTCTCTCATAAAAAGAATGTGCATATTTCTTAAGGTTTTCGTCCGAAACCGGGTCAATAAATTTTAGTTCTTCAGGAATTGAAGCACTTTCATTCTGAATCAGTATGGGCTTAGCCAGATCATTTTCCTGCAAAAAAAGAGCTGCTTTAATTACCCGCTCATCCGAAGAGCGCGGAAACACGATGGTTTTTAAGTCCGATTTTGATCTTTTTCGAATGTCTTCAATGATATCCATTATCCTACTAGTAAAATGATTGAAATTACTGCTACAGCCAGTCCTGACCATTGCTTCGCCGAAGGTTTATCTTTCCATATTCCGATACCAATGATCGTCCCTAAAACAACCAGGCTCACGTTCACAAGTGGGAAGACGATAGAGCCGGGCATAAGTTTTAACGCATAAATCAAAAATATGGACGAATAGAGATTTACAACTCCGGTGGCTATACCATACACGATTTCTGTGAAGTTAAAATGAATCTCCCTCCTTTTTAAAAGAATTACTATTCCCACTAAAAAGGAAAAAAAGAAAATTCCCGAAACAAAAAGATCTTCCGAAATCTGTTGGGAAAACAACTGCTCATACACTTTCAGTCCGGTGTCGGCCATTCCTGTCATTAAAAAAATTAATACCGGCAACCACGCATGGGAGAATCCGGAAATACTTTTCGTGCTTATGCGTGGCACCATCAGCAACAATGAGCCCAAGGCCAGGATGATTCCAATGTATTTCAATCCACCGATGGCTTCACCAAATACAAACAGGCTAATTCCAATCGGGAAAATCAGAGACATTCGCATCGCGGCTATACTAACGCCCATTCCCACCCTGTCGATTGAACGGCTATAAACCACCATATTAGCGATGAATATTATCCCCAGAATGAGCGCAAGAATAATAAGCCAAATTCCTGGATCGGGAGAGATTTCGGGGAAAACAGAAAATTCAGTTGAATTGAACAAGCTGATTAAAAACCCAGCCAGATAATTGCAAACCAGTATTTTGAGTACATTCAGCTTTCTGTTTTCAGCAAGCTTTAGTATTTGGGCAATGGTAAGCGAACACGAAATACTCAGAAATATGTAGAGCAATCCCATCAGTTCAGAAGCTCAAGCTCACTGTTTCCGAAGAATAATGGATTCTGAGGGCGTTCATAAAGACTGCGGGACGTAAAAGGCACATTCCTTTCTAAATGATTATAGATGGCATTCATCGTCATATTTCGCTCTTTAATGGCTTCAGCCAGATAGTATGTAAAAATGCTATGTCTGTTTTGCTCTCCACTTGTGGAGGAATAAATTCCCGAACGTTGACCTGGCCTTGAAGAAAAGAATACAGCTGACGCAAAATTTCTATCTGTAATAATGGAAGCAAGATTATCCAGAGGCTGGGTTGAACCATTTTCATTCAGTATATCGAGATCCGCAAAAACTTTAATAGAGTTTAAGTCCAGGTTATTGAAAGCTCTGAATAATTTTTGAAGATCAATATATTGTAGTTCCCCATCATCAGATAACTCGCTTCCCAACAGATAAACCTGGCCATCCCTGATTTCTGCATAGCCATTAATGTATACATTAAGATTGTGCCGGGAATCATTTATAGTTGAAGCCAGTCGGGAGTAAGCTCTGTCTACCATCATATCGCTGGTGGCATTCATTGCCTTTACGACTCTCGTACTTCTGACACCAAAACCCTGAATGAAATATTCTTCCATTAATTTCGCGTCACGCTGACCATAAATACGTTCCGAAAATTCTCCTTCATACTGATTGTTGGACAGTATAAAAGCTCCTGAATTAAGCGAGCTTCTTCCCAATACCGGAATATTTCTCTCCACATCAACCGAGCCAAAGGGAACATTGGGGATGGCAACAACAGAAAGATCGGAAGCAAATTCAGAGGGCCTCCAAATAGTGCGTACATCATTTACCGAAACCCAGGTTTCAGAAATACCATACAACACTTTATACCAATCGCCTTCTTTAGAAACCAGCTTTAGCTGACTTCCTTCAGCCAGATCGGTTAGAATATTACCCGGGTTAGATTCCGGTTCATTCCTAAGAGCCGTAATTTGCACGTTTACTACCACAAATTGTTCAAAAACAGACGGAACCGCTACTTCTTTTCTATGAGTTAAAGAATCATATGATGCTTCAACAACGATATTCTGTCGGGGATTTTCATCAAATATTCCGGCATCCACTTCTTCTGCAAGGTTAATTGAGATACGTCCCCTGTTAAAATCCCATTCTTTATTCTCTACCAATATCCTGTTGTTGTAAGAAATTCGGATTCCGGGGTTATCGGTGTTATATGGACGAGCAGAGGTAGTATCAACCTCCGTGGTGGTACCGGTCTGCCTCAATAAACGGCTTTCCCCGGTGCGTGTAGGCTCACCAACAGGTTTCATATTTAAAAAAGACAAACCGGTTAGCAGGGTGCCTGCTCCGGTTAAAGCATACCGCTGTATATCAGAAGGACGATCCAGAAATTGATCAGAAAAAGCAGCATAGTAAGACAGTCCCGCTCCGGCAGCACCGAGTAAAACATATCCTAGCCTGGGGCGATACCTTTGTATATAACGCTCAGTTTTCACCCTTTCAGCGTATTCATAGGTATTAATTGATTTCAGGTCAAAATGAATAATGGGCTGGTTTGGCGTGATACCATTGGTGCTTTCTAAATAATACTGGGATGAAATAAGCTCATAGTCGTTAATATCAAGAGCCTGATCATCAACAACTACCCAACTGGTACTTGAGCATCCCTGTAATAACAAGCTTGCTACTAAAGCAGCAAAAATTAAATAGTTTTTTAAGCCCATGGAGTTTGCTTTGAAGCCGTAGCTATTTTGGCTGCATCTATTGCGATCACCAATTCTTCATTAGTTGGAATAACGTGAACATCCACATCTGAATTGTCTGCACTAATTTTAGTTTCGTTGCCCAAATCTGCGTTTTTGTTCACATCAATTTCAATGCCGGCATATTGCATATTCCCTAGTATTTTCTCACGGATGGGGGCTGCATTTTCACCTATACCACCTGTAAAAATGATCGCATCCACTCCATTTAATGCCGCAATGTAAGATCCGATGTATTTCTTTACCCGATAGCAAAAAACATCAATGGCTTCATTACTGCGGCGGTCACCACTTTCAGCTTCATCCAGTAAATCACGCATATCGGCAGCATATCCGCTGAGGCCCAGAAGTCCGCTATGCTTGTTCAATAAAGCATGAACATTTGCAAGAGATAATTCCTCTTTCTCTATGAGGTAGAACAAAATAGATGGATCTATATCGCCACTTCTGGTTCCCATAACCAAGCCTTCGAGTGGAGAAAAACCCATGCTGGTATCGTATGATTTACCATCTTTGATAGCGGTTACCGAACATCCGTTACCCAAATGACATGTAATTACTTTGGAACCTTCCTTTGGTTTGCCTGATATTTTGTGATACTGACGACTCACGTAATAATGTGAGGTTCCATGAAAACCATACTTTCTGATTTTATATCTGCGATAGAGTCGATTGGGAATACCATATAAATAGGCATGTTGTGGTAAAGAATGATGGAAAGCTGTATCAAAAACAGCCACGTGCGGCACATTGGGCAGATGCTGTTTGGCAGCGCGAATCCCCTCCAGATTTGGGGGATTATGCAACGGAGCGATATCAAAAGCTTGCTGAATCGCTTCTTCAACATCTTCGTCGATGAGTACAGAATCTTTAAAGGTTTCCCCTCCGTGTACCACCCGATGGCCAACAGCTTCAATTTCATCAAGGGATTGAAGAGAATCATTGTCAGACTCAATCAACAATTCCATAATTTTCTTAAGAGCAGCTGCATGGTTTTCAATTACCATAGACTTTTTAAGCGGCTTCTCATCCTTAAATTCTTGTTTGATAATTGAAGTCACCGCCCCGATACGCTCGACTAACCCCTTGCATAAACACTCTTTATTCTCCGTGTTTATGAGTTGGTATTTAATAGATGAACTACCGCAGTTTATTACCAGAATTTTCATGAGTGAGTTAAAGTGAGATTACTGCTCCAATGCCTATCAAATTACGAAATTTGAAAGTTTTTTCTCCATTCTCGGGATCAGATATCCAAAATGGCACCTCATACCTGATTGCAAAGCCTCTGTCCTTTCCTAACCAGTCAGGAATATTAATAGAAAACTGTACGCCAACCCCTGCATCGGATACTGTTTTTTCAAGGTCTACAGCAATGTCGTCCTCAATTCTAACACCGCTGACTTTTCCAATATCATGGAATAGGTAAGATTTAAGATGGATAAAATCACCCATAATGGTGCGGTTAAGCAAAGAATTAATATAATTAGGAAAGATGAGTTCTGTATTCAGCGAAATTCCTTTATCAATAGTACCTACATAACTAATTGAATAATCCTTATCACCATCAGGATTGATAAAAGATTCTGTGTTATATCCTCTAATATTTAATCCACCGGCAACCTGAACAAGTCCGTTCTCAAAGAATAAATCCGGAATTGTTCCGCTTGCCCTTGTCACCCCGTTATTCAGCCAGGATACCGGAGCCCTGTTAGCCAAACTGAAATTATATTCCATTGGTGCATCAGAGCTGACCAAGGCGCCAAAAGCTCTTAAATTTAAGCCAAACCCTTTTCCTAAATCGGTCAGATGTTTTATCTCAGCATTTCCAATAGAGAAGTTTCCGGAAGCTCCGTTAATGTTCTGTTTTAAGACCAAAGATGTTTTCAGGGCACCTAATGGGGTAAATCCGCTCGTATTGAG
It encodes:
- a CDS encoding caspase family protein, which gives rise to MGLKNYLIFAALVASLLLQGCSSTSWVVVDDQALDINDYELISSQYYLESTNGITPNQPIIHFDLKSINTYEYAERVKTERYIQRYRPRLGYVLLGAAGAGLSYYAAFSDQFLDRPSDIQRYALTGAGTLLTGLSFLNMKPVGEPTRTGESRLLRQTGTTTEVDTTSARPYNTDNPGIRISYNNRILVENKEWDFNRGRISINLAEEVDAGIFDENPRQNIVVEASYDSLTHRKEVAVPSVFEQFVVVNVQITALRNEPESNPGNILTDLAEGSQLKLVSKEGDWYKVLYGISETWVSVNDVRTIWRPSEFASDLSVVAIPNVPFGSVDVERNIPVLGRSSLNSGAFILSNNQYEGEFSERIYGQRDAKLMEEYFIQGFGVRSTRVVKAMNATSDMMVDRAYSRLASTINDSRHNLNVYINGYAEIRDGQVYLLGSELSDDGELQYIDLQKLFRAFNNLDLNSIKVFADLDILNENGSTQPLDNLASIITDRNFASAVFFSSRPGQRSGIYSSTSGEQNRHSIFTYYLAEAIKERNMTMNAIYNHLERNVPFTSRSLYERPQNPLFFGNSELELLN
- a CDS encoding acetate kinase, with protein sequence MKILVINCGSSSIKYQLINTENKECLCKGLVERIGAVTSIIKQEFKDEKPLKKSMVIENHAAALKKIMELLIESDNDSLQSLDEIEAVGHRVVHGGETFKDSVLIDEDVEEAIQQAFDIAPLHNPPNLEGIRAAKQHLPNVPHVAVFDTAFHHSLPQHAYLYGIPNRLYRRYKIRKYGFHGTSHYYVSRQYHKISGKPKEGSKVITCHLGNGCSVTAIKDGKSYDTSMGFSPLEGLVMGTRSGDIDPSILFYLIEKEELSLANVHALLNKHSGLLGLSGYAADMRDLLDEAESGDRRSNEAIDVFCYRVKKYIGSYIAALNGVDAIIFTGGIGENAAPIREKILGNMQYAGIEIDVNKNADLGNETKISADNSDVDVHVIPTNEELVIAIDAAKIATASKQTPWA
- the pta gene encoding phosphate acetyltransferase; its protein translation is MDIIEDIRKRSKSDLKTIVFPRSSDERVIKAALFLQENDLAKPILIQNESASIPEELKFIDPVSDENLKKYAHSFYERRKHKGLSEAEAIEIIKDPLFFASAMVAAGDADGCVAGSVSTTGDVLRAAIQTIGLKPGSNVVSSVFLMSFDDGRVFTYGDCAVVPYPNAEQLATIAMDSAQTHKKVTGAGPKVSMLSFSTKGSAEHERIDLVREALEIVKSHNLDFPVDGELQFDASIIPDIAIRKAPGSEVAGQANVFIFPNLDAGNIAYKITERLAGATATGPIIQGLAKPMMDLSRGCSWEDIVNTACVCSLMGRE